ATACCAATGAGGTCGCGAAATGTCAAATGTTTcatgaaatgatttttataaccAATCTTTCACCTAAAAGTTTGACCAATCCAATTTACATTATCTATGGTCGCATTAATTTAGATTATCATTAACCTTAAAATAAACCATAAAGTAGAAGGAGTTTtccttatgggcttatttaaaTTCTACTTATATAGTTATCTACCTcctattgaaaataaaaattattgtaaatttaacCAACAATACATagcataacaataatataaaaaatgtaacaaaatatttttttctctaggtGTGTGCTTCAGGCATGAAATCTATCATGTTCGCGTCCCAATCCTTACAAACTGGCGCCCAAGAAGTAGTTCTAGCAGGAGGTATGGAATCCATGTCTAATGTACCCTATTACCTCCGAAGAGGCCAAACACCTTACGGAGGTGTTCACTTGGACGATGGAGTAGTTTTTGACGGTCTCATAGACGTTTACAATAAAATTCACATGGGAAACTGTGCAGAAAACACGGCTACAAAACTCGGAATATCCAGACAGCAACAGGACGAGTTTGCCATTAATTCCTATAAAAGAAGTGCCCAGGCCTGGAAAGATAAAGTCTTCGATAGTGAGATTGTGTCAGTAACGGTGCCTCCTCAGAAAAAAGGTCAGGCCAGTTCCCAATTTGTCGAAGATGAGGAATATAAGAAAGTCAATTTTGATAAATTCCCAAAGCTAGCGACGGTTTTCCAAAGAGAGAATGGCACTGTCACCGCTGGAAACGCATCTACGTTAAACGACGGTGCTGCTGCCATGATTTTAACTACAAGAGCAGCTGCCGAACGACTTAATCTCAAACCACTTGCTCGAGTTGTAGGATTTGCCGATGGGGCTTGTGAACCTATAGATTTCCCAATTGCACCTGCCACTGCAGTACCAAAGCTTTTGGAGCAAACTGGAGTGAAGAAAGATGACGTGGCACTTTGGGAAATCAACGAAGCTTTTAGTGTCGTAGTGTTAGCTAACCAGCAACTATTGGATATCGATCCAAGCAAGGTTAATATACATGGTGGTGCTGTCAGTCTTGGACATCCCATAGGCATGTCGGGGGCGAGGATTGTTGTGCATTTAGTGCACGCTTTAAAGCCAGGCGAGAAGGGAGTTGCTTCCATTTGTAATGGGGGTGGTGGAGCATCTTCTATTATGATTGAGAGATTGTAAGTTATGGCTGATTCTTGGTAATGATGGGTTTTGTCAAAAGTTTATTGTAGGATAAACATATAGTAGATTTTTAAGGTTTGGTAAATTGAAATTGAATAACTTAGTTATCACTGTTTTAAATTAACgagttatttgttttttttaactggataattttaattaattttgaatatttgcaGAGTGAAATATGCAAAAGGGTAATGGTTTTTCTGTGTTGGAATTAACAATATAAACTTC
The sequence above is a segment of the Anthonomus grandis grandis chromosome 12, icAntGran1.3, whole genome shotgun sequence genome. Coding sequences within it:
- the LOC126742642 gene encoding acetyl-CoA acetyltransferase, mitochondrial isoform X2; this encodes MSLSKLLIKAININARSYATKASLNEVVIVSAVRTPMGSFLSSLSALSAPRLGAVAIQGAIERAGIPKEEIKEVFMGNVCQGGVGQAPARQATIFAGLPSSTICTTINKVCASGMKSIMFASQSLQTGAQEVVLAGGMESMSNVPYYLRRGQTPYGGVHLDDGVVFDGLIDVYNKIHMGNCAENTATKLGISRQQQDEFAINSYKRSAQAWKDKVFDSEIVSVTVPPQKKGQASSQFVEDEEYKKVNFDKFPKLATVFQRENGTVTAGNASTLNDGAAAMILTTRAAAERLNLKPLARVVGFADGACEPIDFPIAPATAVPKLLEQTGVKKDDVALWEINEAFSVVVLANQQLLDIDPSKVNIHGGAVSLGHPIGMSGARIVVHLVHALKPGEKGVASICNGGGGASSIMIERL
- the LOC126742642 gene encoding acetyl-CoA acetyltransferase, mitochondrial isoform X1, whose product is MSLSKLLIKAININARSYATKASLNEVVIVSAVRTPMGSFLSSLSALSAPRLGAVAIQGAIERAGIPKEEIKEVFMGNVCQGGVGQAPARQATIFAGLPSSTICTTINKVCASGMKSIMFASQSLQTGAQEVVLAGGMESMSNVPYYLRRGQTPYGGVHLDDGVVFDGLIDVYNKIHMGNCAENTATKLGISRQQQDEFAINSYKRSAQAWKDKVFDSEIVSVTVPPQKKGQASSQFVEDEEYKKVNFDKFPKLATVFQRENGTVTAGNASTLNDGAAAMILTTRAAAERLNLKPLARVVGFADGACEPIDFPIAPATAVPKLLEQTGVKKDDVALWEINEAFSVVVLANQQLLDIDPSKVNIHGGAVSLGHPIGMSGARIVVHLVHALKPGEKGVASICNGGGGASSIMIERLTDPPLARNTLPKLTLYTRDPCPLCDELKHELSPYLHLVNFDTVDISKKENVRWLRLYRYEIPVLFLNGEFLCKHRLNEGLLKRRLRELNDMRDK